In Dermacentor variabilis isolate Ectoservices chromosome 7, ASM5094787v1, whole genome shotgun sequence, a genomic segment contains:
- the LOC142587494 gene encoding uncharacterized protein LOC142587494, whose amino-acid sequence MSGSSRAASATLLGRGIRSTEKPGQDYQMILPTLPTGASVLHTVFLHGDVKARPYRVEHFRDALTRLSLMPEVVALGAYQMNHLWAVTFKDEEGKKKIIAADAFAVKDHRCVVVDPCDRGVRIKLHWLLHGVPDDDVRTALSPFGKVTEITRDRWRVQGCVDKGSTTRTVTIKLKVGVTAEDLPHQLRVAEDVALVHVPGRAPLCLRCRGIGHIRRECRVPRCGLCRRFGHDESQCVRTYATVTGPALKEDVTDHLMDVVDAVEAAGEGKETQPSVLTPLKKAITVNEEKSSDGWKDPWDDTVEPTNSIEVEVKEAKETCTSAEVTTGEKHETDDTVMPTSSSAPAKRLHEEADEQEEKDQETGNDEPPPKATPGRRPAFKPKPGVPAKRRSTIQTPPR is encoded by the coding sequence ATGTCGGGCTCTTCACGAGCGGCTTCAGCGACCCTTTTGGGCCGCGGTATCAGGTCAACTGAAAAACCAGGTCAGGACTACCAAATGATTTTGCCAACGCTGCCAACAGGTGCGTCCGTTCTTCATACGGTTTTTTTACATGGTGACGTTAAGGCGAGGCCTTACAGAGTGGAACATTTTCGAGACGCTCTTACACGGCTGTCTCTCATGCCGGAAGTGGTTGCACTGGGTGCATATCAAATGAACCATCTGTGGGCGGTGACTTTCAAGGACGAAGAAGGGAAAAAGAAGATTATCGCTGCAGACGCGTTCGCTGTCAAAGACCAccgctgtgtggtcgtcgacccGTGTGACAGAGGCGTCCGTATCAAGCTCCACTGGCTCCTTCACGGTGTACCTGACGACGACGTTCGCACTGCCTTGTCGCCTTTTGGAAAGGTGACTGAGATCACCAGGGACAGGTGGCGGGTACAAGGATGCGTTGACAAAGGGTCAACCACCCGTACTGTCACTATCAAGCTGAAGGTAGGCGTCACCGCTGAAGACTTGCCCCACCAGCTGCGAGTGGCGGAAGATGTTGCGCTCGTGCACGTCCCTGGCAGAGCTCccctctgcctccgatgccgcggCATCGGGCACATCCGACGCGAGTGCCGTGTACCACGCTGTGGGCTTtgtcgtcgcttcggccacgaCGAGAGCCAGTGCGTCCGAACCTATGCCACAGTGACAGGCCCGGCATTGAAGGAAGATGTCACAGATCACTTGATGGACGTGGTCGACGCAGTGGAAGCCGCAGGCGAAGGGAAAGAGACCCAGCCCTCGGTGTTAACGCCCCTGAAGAAGGCAATCACCGTTAATGAAGAAAAGTCATCGGACGGCTGGAAAGACCCATGGGATGACACGGTGGAACCAACTAACTCAATAGAGGTCGAGGTAAAAGAGGCCAAAGAAACGTGCACATCAGCAGAAGTGACGACCGGTGAAAAGCACGAAACTGACGACACCGTGATGCCAACGTCAAGTAGTGCACCTGCTAAGAGGCTTCACGAAGAGGCGGATGAGCAAGAGGAAAAGGATCAAGAGACTGGGAATGACGAGCCTCCTCCGAAAGCTACCCCGGGACGCCGACCGGCGTTCAAGCCCAAGCCCGGCGTTCCTGCCAAACGCCGTTCTACAATCCAGACGCCTCCGCGTTAG